A portion of the Desulfonatronovibrio magnus genome contains these proteins:
- the mazG gene encoding nucleoside triphosphate pyrophosphohydrolase, whose amino-acid sequence MNQESGYDKIMRVITTLLGPDGCPWDREQTPGTLCDYLTEETFELISAIRSKNIEEIKEEMGDVFFLLFFIARFYESDFTLDDVWVKSADKMIARHPHVFEDEKFNTRDELMRNWEKVKKQEKADRDNSVFSSIPRNLPPLLMAYRLNSKASRIGFTWGSDQEVLLKLQEEWQELEDALNSKEPSQAEQEFGDYLFALVEYGRRKKIKANAALSVTNAKFMDRVGKMEKLALKKGLETTEMSMEELDALWDEVKKAEG is encoded by the coding sequence ATGAATCAGGAAAGCGGATACGACAAGATAATGCGAGTGATCACTACTTTGCTTGGGCCGGATGGATGTCCATGGGACAGGGAGCAGACACCAGGTACTTTATGCGACTACCTGACAGAAGAAACATTTGAGCTCATTAGTGCCATTCGTTCTAAAAATATAGAAGAAATAAAAGAGGAAATGGGCGATGTTTTTTTTCTTCTGTTTTTTATTGCCAGGTTTTATGAATCAGATTTTACCCTGGATGATGTGTGGGTTAAAAGTGCAGATAAAATGATTGCCCGACATCCACATGTATTTGAGGATGAAAAATTCAACACCCGTGATGAGCTCATGCGCAACTGGGAAAAGGTAAAGAAACAGGAAAAAGCGGACAGGGATAATTCGGTTTTTTCTTCTATTCCCAGAAACCTGCCTCCACTTTTAATGGCTTACCGGCTCAATTCCAAGGCATCTCGAATAGGTTTCACATGGGGAAGTGATCAGGAAGTTCTTTTGAAGCTTCAGGAAGAGTGGCAGGAACTTGAAGATGCTTTAAACAGTAAAGAACCTAGTCAGGCTGAACAGGAGTTTGGTGACTATCTTTTTGCTCTTGTGGAATATGGGCGAAGAAAAAAAATTAAGGCCAATGCAGCTTTGTCCGTTACCAATGCAAAATTCATGGACAGGGTGGGCAAAATGGAGAAGCTGGCCTTGAAAAAAGGGTTGGAAACTACTGAAATGAGCATGGAGGAACTGGATGCGCTCTGGGATGAGGTTAAGAAGGCTGAAGGTTAA
- the cmk gene encoding (d)CMP kinase: protein MSIRPFIVTIDGPAGVGKSTLAAKIAHSLKIAYLDTGAMFRAVGWMMSLENENPDQKQIEHLILNMTFGLSGTGWNSQVILNGRELGAEIRTEEAGMMASKVGQIKEVRTFLKQAQQNIGRKVSLVAEGRDMGSVVFPDAQYKFFLDASAEIRADRRKKQLERSGTKADYDSILTLIRQRDEQDRNRPIAPLKPARDAIIINTGPHDLEGVYQAIKGYIQPG, encoded by the coding sequence GTGAGTATCAGGCCTTTTATTGTTACCATAGATGGTCCTGCAGGGGTCGGGAAATCGACTTTGGCCGCAAAAATCGCTCACAGCCTGAAAATAGCCTACCTTGATACTGGAGCCATGTTCAGAGCTGTTGGCTGGATGATGAGCCTGGAAAATGAGAACCCGGATCAGAAGCAAATTGAGCACTTAATTCTCAATATGACCTTTGGACTGTCCGGTACCGGTTGGAACAGCCAGGTTATCTTGAACGGCAGGGAACTTGGGGCAGAAATTCGCACGGAAGAAGCAGGAATGATGGCGTCAAAAGTGGGACAGATAAAAGAGGTGCGGACATTTTTGAAACAGGCTCAGCAAAATATTGGCAGGAAAGTATCGCTGGTGGCTGAAGGCAGGGATATGGGGAGCGTAGTTTTTCCTGATGCTCAATACAAATTTTTTCTTGACGCTTCGGCTGAAATCAGGGCGGATAGAAGAAAAAAACAGCTTGAACGCTCAGGCACTAAGGCGGATTATGATTCAATCCTGACCTTGATCAGGCAAAGAGATGAGCAGGACCGCAACAGACCCATAGCTCCATTGAAACCGGCCCGTGATGCCATCATCATTAACACCGGCCCTCACGACTTAGAAGGAGTTTACCAGGCCATTAAGGGCTATATTCAACCTGGTTAG
- a CDS encoding CvpA family protein yields MNSLDIFFVVVLGFFVFRGIFRGLILEISSIAGLIAGFMMANRYYMDLEPVASRVISTVEWAQVAAYLGIFITTMFVVAIVSMALKRFLQMIMLGWLDRIGGGCLGLVKAGLVCTLTFMLLTIFLPKDDQLLASSDIAPYIQTLSKTLSEHLPEELKQKFRVKAQDAASILDRPQR; encoded by the coding sequence ATGAACAGTCTTGATATTTTTTTTGTAGTAGTGCTGGGTTTTTTTGTATTCAGAGGGATATTCAGGGGGCTGATTCTTGAAATATCTTCCATAGCCGGACTGATAGCCGGGTTTATGATGGCTAACCGGTATTATATGGATCTGGAGCCGGTAGCGAGCCGTGTTATCAGCACCGTGGAGTGGGCTCAGGTTGCTGCCTATCTTGGTATATTCATAACTACCATGTTTGTGGTAGCCATTGTATCTATGGCTCTCAAGAGATTTTTGCAGATGATAATGCTGGGATGGCTGGACCGTATAGGAGGTGGATGTCTTGGCCTTGTCAAAGCAGGACTGGTTTGCACACTGACATTTATGCTTCTGACCATTTTTTTACCTAAAGATGACCAGTTGCTTGCGTCATCAGATATTGCTCCCTATATCCAGACGCTCAGCAAAACACTTTCTGAACATCTTCCAGAAGAGCTAAAGCAGAAATTCAGAGTAAAGGCCCAGGATGCAGCTTCTATTCTGGACAGGCCTCAACGTTGA
- the pilM gene encoding type IV pilus assembly protein PilM has product MGILSLFQSKNPLCGLDMGSTWAKTVRVAYKGRQVSLNNFARVPWSRKDLDGAVHQGAKIKSLWQHQGLRDKVIISSMAGHSVIVKRAYFDSGPPKELEKTIYKEAGQYIPFDLSDVYLDYQVLGPGHEDGSVEVILVASKIKVVQDLMEVAEKSGLSLSIVDVDAFALSNCFEFNYPEFHDEPVYLLDIGGRQSIFSIFLKNQPIFFREMSFGGKHITNIIAELSNIGKAEAEVQKIQGPLTKDSDEYPDISRGIVTAVKDWTDEIKRLISFYHTSEPHMKQASKLFLSGGGSLLNGISTLLEQHLKIEVNYLDPWKNIQVSMNDYDMKYLDSVKPQFAVATGLALRGIT; this is encoded by the coding sequence TTGGGCATTTTAAGTCTTTTTCAATCCAAAAACCCTTTATGCGGCTTAGATATGGGCAGCACCTGGGCCAAAACCGTCAGGGTAGCCTACAAAGGCAGACAGGTGTCACTGAATAATTTTGCCCGAGTACCCTGGTCCCGTAAGGATTTGGATGGGGCTGTTCATCAGGGAGCCAAAATTAAATCTCTGTGGCAGCATCAAGGCCTGCGGGACAAGGTTATTATTTCATCCATGGCCGGGCATTCAGTTATCGTCAAGAGAGCCTACTTTGATTCAGGCCCACCCAAGGAGCTGGAGAAAACCATCTATAAGGAGGCCGGACAGTACATTCCTTTTGATTTAAGTGATGTATATCTGGATTACCAGGTGCTGGGTCCCGGCCATGAAGACGGATCAGTGGAAGTTATTCTGGTGGCCAGCAAGATAAAAGTTGTTCAGGATCTGATGGAGGTAGCTGAAAAGTCCGGATTGTCTCTAAGCATTGTGGATGTGGATGCCTTTGCTCTGAGCAATTGTTTTGAATTCAACTATCCTGAATTTCATGATGAGCCTGTTTATTTATTGGATATTGGAGGCAGGCAGAGCATATTCAGCATTTTTTTAAAAAACCAGCCAATTTTTTTTCGCGAGATGTCTTTCGGGGGTAAACACATAACCAACATCATAGCCGAGCTTTCAAATATTGGAAAAGCTGAAGCAGAAGTGCAAAAAATTCAGGGACCTCTCACAAAAGACTCGGATGAATACCCTGATATTTCCCGAGGCATTGTCACAGCGGTTAAAGACTGGACTGATGAAATAAAAAGGCTCATCAGTTTCTATCACACATCCGAGCCTCACATGAAACAGGCATCAAAATTGTTTCTTTCCGGGGGGGGAAGCCTGCTGAACGGAATCAGCACTCTTCTGGAACAGCATCTCAAAATAGAAGTTAACTACTTAGATCCCTGGAAAAATATTCAGGTATCCATGAACGATTACGACATGAAATATCTTGACTCTGTCAAACCCCAGTTCGCTGTAGCCACGGGTCTTGCTCTGCGAGGCATTACCTGA
- a CDS encoding type IV pilus secretin PilQ encodes MHKNIVFFIIIFFQTLALCCYADNASLADQERAADMDGPDRIELIDFWQDEMGATYISIAGPDIPLPEMEEISPQRTRAIIPGFQARPSQARLYRLDDFESGLKSLLVQNIDQNLVLTWTWYNKKSFDLVGSQNSIIFRVDPASAPLDDPALTSSPQVSTAQLATDQPGTQQDFLEFNTLFPGMKQEYTGDLISIDMQNAEVEHVIRLITSITDYNLILDENVTGRISLRLINVPWDQALDLVLVQKNLGMVLRGDIIRIATAQKLEAERDQARRAREAEARARESMRQLEPLQQEFIQINYSQAGELLPQIRDFLSERGKVTHDSRTNTLILQDTSAHIRQITALINRLDRPERQVHIEARIVYASEDFSRSMGIQWSFLYPEQNSFTSGSDMVTSVNYQSMNFPRSPGDFGALGGTLDRRWGSTMFTLDAELRLGEAQNKSRTVSAPRITTLNNQEARIEQGFQIPYTTQTTDGPDTQFEEATLSLLVTPQITSDNDILLTIEVRDDYPVEAFGATAIETRSVRSRLLVENGETIVIGGIKKTSEDEVENRIPALGNIPFLGWLFKNQYVSESKNELLIFIRPEII; translated from the coding sequence ATGCACAAGAATATAGTATTTTTCATCATAATTTTTTTCCAGACACTTGCACTATGCTGCTACGCAGATAATGCCTCCCTGGCTGACCAGGAAAGAGCTGCAGATATGGATGGGCCTGACCGGATAGAGCTTATTGATTTCTGGCAGGATGAAATGGGAGCTACCTATATATCCATTGCAGGCCCTGACATCCCTTTACCTGAAATGGAAGAAATAAGTCCTCAAAGAACACGGGCAATAATCCCTGGATTTCAGGCAAGACCATCCCAGGCAAGATTGTACCGCTTAGATGACTTTGAATCAGGCCTTAAGTCCCTGCTTGTACAGAATATAGATCAAAACCTGGTTTTGACCTGGACCTGGTATAATAAAAAATCTTTTGATCTTGTGGGCAGTCAGAACTCCATCATTTTCAGGGTGGACCCTGCATCTGCGCCTTTAGATGATCCTGCACTAACCAGTTCGCCTCAGGTATCAACAGCGCAACTTGCAACAGACCAACCAGGAACCCAGCAAGATTTTTTAGAGTTTAATACCCTTTTCCCGGGCATGAAGCAGGAATATACAGGAGATCTCATTTCCATTGATATGCAAAATGCTGAAGTAGAGCATGTCATCAGACTTATCACATCCATAACCGACTACAATCTGATACTTGATGAAAATGTTACAGGCAGAATTTCTTTGCGACTCATCAATGTGCCCTGGGATCAGGCCTTAGATCTTGTTCTTGTTCAGAAAAATCTCGGCATGGTGCTTCGTGGTGATATCATTCGCATTGCTACTGCCCAGAAACTTGAAGCAGAACGTGATCAGGCGCGCAGGGCAAGGGAGGCAGAGGCAAGAGCAAGAGAAAGCATGAGACAGCTTGAACCCCTGCAGCAGGAGTTTATTCAGATCAACTATTCCCAGGCAGGGGAATTACTACCTCAAATTAGAGATTTTCTATCTGAAAGAGGTAAAGTAACCCATGACAGCAGAACCAACACACTTATTCTGCAGGACACATCAGCACATATCAGGCAAATAACTGCCCTTATTAATCGGCTCGACCGTCCTGAAAGACAGGTCCACATCGAAGCACGCATAGTCTATGCTTCAGAAGATTTCAGCCGGAGCATGGGTATTCAATGGAGCTTTCTTTATCCTGAACAGAATTCATTCACTTCCGGCAGCGACATGGTCACTTCAGTCAATTATCAAAGCATGAATTTTCCCAGATCCCCCGGCGATTTCGGAGCTCTCGGGGGGACCTTAGACCGCAGATGGGGCAGCACCATGTTTACATTAGATGCTGAACTTCGCCTTGGTGAAGCACAAAACAAGTCCAGAACAGTATCTGCCCCAAGAATAACAACTCTCAACAACCAGGAAGCCCGCATAGAACAGGGTTTTCAGATTCCCTATACAACCCAGACCACCGACGGACCAGACACACAATTCGAGGAAGCCACATTGAGCCTTCTGGTAACACCTCAAATAACCAGTGACAATGATATACTACTGACAATTGAAGTGCGCGATGACTATCCAGTGGAAGCTTTTGGCGCAACTGCTATAGAAACCCGGTCAGTCAGGTCCAGACTTCTCGTGGAAAACGGAGAAACCATAGTCATTGGAGGGATCAAAAAAACATCTGAAGATGAAGTTGAAAACAGAATTCCGGCCCTGGGTAATATTCCTTTTCTGGGCTGGCTTTTTAAAAACCAGTATGTCAGCGAAAGCAAAAACGAGCTGTTAATTTTTATCAGACCTGAAATAATATGA
- a CDS encoding type 4a pilus biogenesis protein PilO yields the protein MKISRQAIIAEIDKLSRTKKILIQVLILAAICGAAWYFYLAPVRDNISRMQQEVESLQQDINIFSAQAAKFPKMEEEVAARERELLLAQTLLPEDAHALERLLASFERIGDERGVTFLMFQPGSEEVKEHFAARNVQLRLQGYFHNLMSYFDELSRLDRLVSLQSLRLSPLTGVRDRDRAVLSAEAVLLVYRSLSKAELERD from the coding sequence ATGAAAATTAGCCGTCAAGCCATAATAGCAGAGATTGACAAACTCAGCAGAACAAAAAAGATATTGATCCAGGTATTGATACTGGCCGCAATATGTGGGGCTGCATGGTATTTTTACCTTGCACCAGTGCGTGACAATATCTCGCGCATGCAGCAGGAGGTTGAATCTCTGCAGCAGGATATCAATATCTTTTCAGCCCAGGCCGCAAAATTTCCAAAAATGGAAGAAGAAGTCGCAGCCAGAGAAAGGGAACTTTTGCTGGCCCAGACGCTTTTGCCTGAAGACGCTCACGCCTTAGAAAGATTGCTGGCTTCATTCGAGCGCATTGGAGATGAAAGAGGGGTCACTTTTCTGATGTTTCAGCCTGGTTCTGAAGAAGTAAAGGAGCACTTTGCTGCAAGAAACGTTCAGCTGAGGCTGCAGGGATACTTTCATAACCTTATGAGTTATTTTGATGAATTATCCCGCCTTGACCGTCTGGTCAGCCTTCAAAGTCTGCGGCTTAGTCCTCTGACCGGAGTTCGGGACAGGGACAGGGCTGTCCTGTCTGCCGAGGCTGTACTTCTGGTATACAGGTCATTGTCTAAGGCAGAGCTGGAAAGGGATTAG
- the hisC gene encoding histidinol-phosphate transaminase: protein MDSKTLIRPEVREFEPYTPGLGIDEIKQKYGLNNIIKMASNENPLGLSPFVQEIIKNYAVQSFRYPAANNPELCNGIGRYLDIDPAAIFCGNGSDEIIDLLIRITAAPGQNNIVAFEPCFSIYKLQARLCGVEFRQTALNPDFTFDFDALLKLIDHNTRLVFLTNPDNPSGFAATKDDIDHFAAHLPPTCFLVIDEAYIDFATPFSQYSCAELPFKNKQIAVLRTFSKMYGLAGLRLGYGILSPVLADYLRRVRLPFSVNILAEKAGIAALQDTTFQDMTLAIIDKGRKKLNQELKKLNCRVYPSQANFIMLKPPVSAEKVFEELLSRGIIIRPLKSYGLPDLLRISIGTERENQSLVTAMKEILS from the coding sequence ATGGATAGCAAGACTCTTATTCGTCCGGAAGTGCGTGAGTTTGAACCATACACTCCGGGACTCGGCATTGATGAAATTAAACAAAAGTACGGCTTGAACAATATTATTAAAATGGCCAGCAATGAAAACCCTCTGGGCTTGTCGCCTTTTGTGCAGGAGATAATTAAAAACTATGCTGTACAGTCCTTCAGGTATCCTGCAGCCAACAATCCTGAACTATGTAACGGCATTGGCAGATATCTCGATATTGATCCGGCAGCCATTTTCTGCGGTAATGGATCAGACGAGATTATCGACCTGCTCATCAGGATCACAGCAGCACCCGGCCAGAATAATATTGTTGCTTTTGAACCATGCTTCAGCATCTACAAACTGCAGGCCAGACTCTGCGGGGTTGAATTCAGACAAACAGCACTCAACCCTGACTTCACATTTGACTTTGACGCTCTTTTGAAACTGATTGATCACAATACCAGGCTTGTCTTTCTGACCAATCCCGACAACCCGTCCGGATTTGCTGCTACTAAGGATGATATTGACCACTTTGCGGCCCATTTGCCACCAACCTGCTTCCTGGTAATTGATGAAGCCTATATTGATTTTGCAACTCCCTTTTCCCAATATAGTTGCGCTGAACTGCCTTTTAAAAATAAGCAGATAGCAGTACTTAGAACATTCTCCAAAATGTACGGACTGGCCGGTTTGCGACTGGGATACGGAATCTTGTCACCAGTTCTGGCCGACTATCTGCGCAGAGTGCGCTTGCCTTTCAGCGTAAACATACTTGCTGAAAAAGCTGGAATCGCTGCCCTCCAGGATACCACATTTCAAGACATGACTCTTGCTATAATTGATAAAGGAAGAAAAAAACTTAATCAGGAACTGAAAAAACTCAACTGTCGGGTCTACCCTTCTCAGGCCAACTTCATAATGCTGAAACCGCCTGTCAGCGCCGAAAAGGTGTTTGAAGAACTTCTAAGTCGGGGCATAATCATCAGACCACTTAAGAGCTATGGTTTGCCGGATCTCTTGAGAATCAGCATTGGCACAGAAAGGGAAAATCAGTCTCTTGTTACTGCCATGAAGGAAATACTTTCGTGA
- a CDS encoding universal stress protein: MAQIQNIMCAVDFSEMSAKVAAYTQILSKALDASVKVIYVAPSLSQYVGFHVPPTSIENFVGEIVTGAEKTMDTFIEENFSDVNVEGRVLSGYAAEEILNFADNENIDMIIMGTHGRKGIDRVLFGSVAEKIVKAAKMPVMTIRP, encoded by the coding sequence ATGGCTCAGATTCAAAACATCATGTGCGCTGTTGATTTTTCAGAAATGAGTGCCAAAGTGGCTGCTTATACTCAAATCCTTTCTAAAGCTTTAGACGCGTCTGTCAAGGTCATCTATGTAGCACCCAGCCTTTCGCAATATGTTGGTTTTCATGTTCCGCCCACTTCCATTGAAAACTTTGTTGGTGAAATTGTGACTGGTGCTGAAAAAACCATGGATACTTTCATAGAGGAAAACTTCAGCGATGTTAATGTAGAGGGCAGGGTGCTCAGCGGATATGCCGCCGAAGAGATCCTTAATTTTGCAGATAATGAAAATATCGACATGATAATCATGGGTACCCACGGCCGAAAAGGGATTGACAGAGTATTATTCGGGTCTGTGGCTGAAAAAATTGTCAAGGCTGCCAAAATGCCGGTTATGACCATAAGGCCTTAA
- a CDS encoding pilus assembly protein PilP produces the protein MLRQAVPMALIAYLTLVAPAGAQNDHTPEDWDYPDWMAPAPYIYEPRPGVDPFTPFIRQRIEEEAVRQQDEEPPRPLTPLERVEISQLKLVGIIWRDDPLFNPKAMVEMPDGKGLIIQTGTRVGRNRGEVVMILPQEVIVSETVTTMFGETETRNTTLKLRPGQDN, from the coding sequence ATGCTTAGACAGGCTGTTCCCATGGCTCTAATTGCGTACTTAACCCTGGTGGCACCTGCAGGAGCGCAGAATGATCATACACCAGAAGACTGGGACTACCCTGACTGGATGGCACCAGCACCCTATATTTATGAACCACGGCCAGGAGTTGATCCTTTTACTCCTTTTATTCGCCAGAGGATTGAAGAGGAAGCTGTCAGGCAACAGGATGAAGAACCTCCCCGACCTCTGACTCCCTTAGAGAGAGTTGAGATCAGCCAGCTCAAACTTGTGGGCATAATCTGGCGGGACGATCCTTTATTTAATCCAAAAGCCATGGTGGAAATGCCCGACGGCAAAGGCTTGATTATACAAACAGGCACCCGGGTTGGCCGCAATCGTGGAGAGGTTGTCATGATCCTGCCCCAGGAGGTCATAGTATCCGAAACCGTGACCACCATGTTTGGTGAAACTGAAACCCGGAACACTACCCTTAAACTCAGGCCGGGACAGGACAATTAG
- a CDS encoding PilN domain-containing protein: protein MIKINLLPHSKRAKVSDTEKYLLLYLILLTIVCTSILSIGLMWRGHLSGLEDEVLDLESQRQILLTRVGRLNQLERKFEEIQANIEAIKYIRVRQQLPVRYVDETTVRVPEERMWFEALNLNRNGVMDIRGVAVDNQAFAGYVDSLRSSEFIRSVSTQRTSRREVQNLSLVEFQFQIRAGPPASFSGDANEN from the coding sequence ATGATTAAAATCAATCTGCTGCCTCACTCCAAAAGAGCAAAAGTATCTGATACAGAAAAGTATCTGTTGCTGTATCTGATTCTGTTGACAATAGTTTGTACATCCATTTTAAGTATAGGCCTCATGTGGAGAGGGCATCTTTCAGGGCTTGAGGATGAGGTCTTAGACCTTGAGTCTCAGCGTCAGATCCTGTTGACCAGAGTAGGCAGGCTAAATCAGTTAGAAAGAAAATTTGAGGAAATCCAGGCAAATATCGAAGCTATCAAGTATATTCGTGTCAGACAGCAGCTTCCTGTTCGCTACGTTGATGAAACAACTGTTCGTGTTCCTGAAGAAAGAATGTGGTTCGAAGCGCTGAATCTGAATCGCAACGGAGTTATGGACATAAGAGGGGTGGCTGTTGATAATCAGGCCTTTGCAGGTTACGTGGACAGTTTGAGGTCCTCAGAGTTTATCAGATCCGTCAGCACTCAGAGAACATCCAGGCGGGAAGTTCAGAATCTGAGCCTGGTAGAGTTTCAGTTTCAGATTAGGGCAGGTCCCCCAGCCTCTTTTAGTGGTGATGCCAATGAAAATTAG
- a CDS encoding FmdB family zinc ribbon protein, translated as MPIFEYYCTECKEVFEELVFNPDEIAACPRCLLTENVQKCVSAARIGRGASMPSSAPGGSNCRPGPFT; from the coding sequence ATGCCTATCTTTGAGTATTATTGCACTGAATGTAAAGAAGTATTTGAAGAACTCGTGTTTAATCCTGATGAAATTGCTGCATGCCCGAGATGTCTGCTTACTGAAAACGTTCAAAAGTGTGTATCTGCAGCCCGCATAGGAAGAGGGGCATCAATGCCGTCGTCTGCACCTGGTGGCTCTAATTGCAGGCCTGGTCCATTTACCTGA
- the fusA gene encoding elongation factor G, which translates to MKTPAVPSGYLKNIRNIGIIAHIDAGKTTLTERILYYTQKIHRMGEVHDGTATMDFMPEEQERGITIASACTSCQWKDKTVNIIDTPGHVDFTIEVDRSLRVLDGVVAVFCAVGGVEPQSETVWRQSEKYHIPKIAFINKMDRPGADYKHVLEAMRQKLQTVPLPIYAPIGQGEDFSAILDLVEQKKLTFNQDSFGKDIILTEPDPSEIEILARWRNYLLETLSEQDDEIMEDYLEGRDINPDRLRQSIRKATIELKGVPVLTGSALKNIGVQPVMDAVRYYLPSPAEVPQAAGIHPETRKPVSFPAKIKAPLSSLAFKVSVETGRKLVFTRIYSGKITAGQTIYNATQNISERAARLFVLHANHKEKVEECVAGQIVAIAGLKDARTGDTLCHMDDPLILEKISEYNPVISLALEPRNSEEEEKLVFAVEKLLQEDPTLFFERDKDTDQIILSGMGELHLDVSLHRIRREHSVDFRAGNPQVVYQESVLSRSEADYEYARELGEVFHYGMAGLAIEPEERGKGNRIVMELDPDKWSSAWLEALYNGVEDGLQAGELKGYPVTDVVVRVKKIGVKEGADAVGFRMAAFHAVKQALSDAQPVLLEPIMMVEISTPEEFVGECVSLLGAKGGQIENMYDQHGHKIIKSLTPMSKMFGFSTDLRSATQGRAGLTMKFERFDSVKK; encoded by the coding sequence ATGAAAACGCCTGCAGTCCCATCAGGTTACCTCAAGAACATTCGTAATATCGGCATTATTGCTCATATTGACGCGGGTAAAACCACCCTCACCGAAAGAATTCTCTACTATACTCAGAAAATTCACCGAATGGGTGAGGTTCACGACGGTACAGCCACTATGGATTTCATGCCTGAAGAACAGGAAAGAGGCATTACTATTGCTTCTGCCTGCACATCGTGTCAATGGAAGGACAAAACTGTCAATATTATTGATACTCCCGGCCATGTTGATTTCACCATAGAAGTTGATCGGTCTCTTCGGGTGCTGGATGGTGTTGTTGCTGTATTCTGCGCTGTTGGCGGAGTTGAACCTCAAAGCGAAACCGTGTGGCGCCAGTCGGAAAAATACCATATACCCAAGATTGCCTTTATCAATAAAATGGATCGCCCCGGCGCCGACTATAAACACGTGCTGGAGGCAATGCGCCAGAAGCTGCAGACTGTTCCTTTGCCAATTTACGCCCCCATTGGCCAGGGTGAAGATTTCAGCGCAATTCTAGATCTCGTAGAGCAAAAAAAACTTACTTTCAACCAGGACAGCTTTGGAAAAGATATAATCTTAACTGAACCCGATCCTTCAGAGATTGAGATACTTGCCAGGTGGAGGAACTATCTCCTTGAAACTTTATCAGAACAGGATGATGAAATCATGGAGGATTACCTTGAAGGACGGGACATAAATCCGGACAGGCTCCGGCAAAGCATAAGAAAGGCTACCATAGAACTTAAGGGGGTGCCGGTTCTTACCGGATCAGCTCTCAAAAATATCGGAGTACAGCCGGTCATGGATGCGGTACGCTACTATCTGCCCTCCCCTGCTGAAGTACCCCAGGCCGCTGGTATTCACCCTGAAACACGCAAACCGGTTTCTTTTCCAGCCAAAATAAAAGCGCCCCTTTCCTCCCTGGCCTTCAAGGTAAGTGTGGAAACAGGAAGAAAGCTTGTTTTTACCCGTATCTATTCCGGCAAAATAACAGCTGGACAAACAATTTATAATGCCACGCAAAATATATCTGAAAGGGCTGCCCGCCTTTTTGTCCTTCATGCCAATCATAAGGAAAAAGTCGAGGAATGTGTGGCTGGGCAGATTGTGGCCATAGCCGGACTCAAAGATGCCCGCACCGGGGATACGCTATGTCACATGGATGATCCTCTGATCTTAGAGAAAATCAGTGAGTACAATCCAGTCATATCTCTCGCGCTTGAACCGCGAAACAGCGAGGAGGAGGAAAAACTTGTCTTTGCTGTGGAAAAACTTCTCCAGGAAGATCCCACTTTATTCTTTGAAAGAGACAAGGATACTGATCAGATCATTTTATCAGGCATGGGTGAACTGCACCTTGATGTCAGTTTGCACCGCATACGTCGCGAACACAGTGTTGATTTCCGGGCAGGCAATCCCCAGGTTGTTTATCAGGAATCAGTATTATCCAGATCCGAGGCTGATTATGAATACGCCCGAGAGTTGGGCGAAGTCTTTCATTACGGCATGGCCGGACTTGCAATTGAGCCGGAAGAGAGAGGAAAAGGCAACAGGATAGTTATGGAGCTTGACCCGGACAAGTGGTCTTCAGCATGGTTGGAAGCTTTGTATAACGGGGTTGAGGATGGCCTGCAGGCTGGTGAACTTAAAGGCTACCCGGTAACGGATGTTGTGGTCAGAGTTAAAAAGATTGGCGTTAAAGAAGGCGCTGATGCAGTAGGCTTCAGGATGGCAGCATTTCACGCAGTAAAGCAGGCCCTTTCAGACGCTCAGCCCGTATTGCTTGAACCGATTATGATGGTGGAGATATCAACTCCTGAGGAGTTTGTGGGTGAATGTGTCAGCCTGCTTGGGGCAAAAGGGGGGCAGATTGAAAATATGTATGACCAGCACGGACATAAAATCATCAAATCCCTGACCCCCATGAGCAAAATGTTCGGGTTTTCCACGGATCTGCGCTCGGCAACCCAGGGCCGGGCAGGTTTGACCATGAAGTTTGAACGATTTGATTCGGTTAAAAAGTAA